A portion of the Leifsonia sp. EB41 genome contains these proteins:
- a CDS encoding putative immunity protein produces the protein MPSSQTLSLADRRLAAAWAADCASRVLALFEAEAPDDLRPREAIDRARAFARGELDAAHEIRDRFVAGRAAHAVSSPAAVAAARSAAQAAAVAHMGAHALGAAAYAVKAAGLAPQADPAAADQETAWQLARLDEPTRSALARLPALGDDRAGPLGAGLLTRGVLGVAIRRIQEQL, from the coding sequence GTGCCGTCATCGCAGACCCTGAGCCTCGCCGATCGACGCCTGGCGGCCGCGTGGGCGGCCGACTGCGCCTCCCGGGTGCTCGCGCTGTTCGAAGCCGAGGCGCCGGATGATCTGAGGCCCCGTGAAGCGATCGACCGCGCAAGGGCCTTCGCCCGCGGCGAGCTCGACGCGGCCCACGAGATCCGCGACCGTTTCGTCGCCGGACGCGCCGCGCACGCGGTCTCCTCCCCCGCGGCCGTCGCCGCCGCCCGATCGGCGGCACAGGCCGCCGCGGTCGCGCACATGGGAGCCCATGCTCTCGGCGCCGCGGCGTACGCGGTGAAGGCGGCCGGCCTGGCCCCGCAGGCCGACCCGGCCGCCGCCGATCAGGAGACCGCCTGGCAGCTCGCACGGCTCGACGAGCCGACCCGATCGGCGCTCGCCCGGTTGCCCGCCCTCGGCGACGATCGCGCCGGTCCGCTCGGGGCCGGGCTCCTCACGAGGGGCGTGCTCGGGGTCGCCATCCGGAGGATCCAGGAGCAGCTCTGA
- a CDS encoding TetR/AcrR family transcriptional regulator, translated as MTATADSPTVRLTARGAQTRERIVTAAAELMYVRGVGATTLDDVLAAGGVSKSQLYRHFAGKDEVVRAVVELMGQRVIEREQGTLGRVSTMADLREWRDALVEGNALRHGAYGCALGSFASEVADHDDVARSALLALFAEWEELLAGAMRRLRESGALPADAPVERLATGLLGALQGGYLLAQTARDVTPMATSLDMALAHIESLTTG; from the coding sequence GTGACTGCGACCGCCGATTCGCCGACCGTGCGTTTGACCGCGCGCGGCGCGCAGACCCGTGAGCGGATCGTCACCGCTGCGGCGGAGCTCATGTACGTCCGCGGCGTCGGCGCCACCACCCTCGATGACGTGCTCGCGGCCGGCGGGGTCAGCAAGTCGCAGCTGTACCGGCACTTCGCGGGCAAGGACGAGGTCGTGCGAGCGGTCGTCGAGCTGATGGGCCAGCGGGTGATCGAGCGCGAGCAGGGGACGCTCGGCCGCGTCTCGACGATGGCCGACCTGCGGGAGTGGCGGGACGCGCTCGTCGAGGGCAACGCGCTGCGCCACGGCGCCTACGGCTGCGCTCTCGGATCCTTCGCGTCGGAGGTCGCCGATCACGACGATGTCGCACGGAGCGCGCTGCTGGCGCTCTTCGCCGAGTGGGAGGAGCTTCTCGCGGGGGCGATGCGTCGCCTGCGGGAGAGCGGTGCGCTCCCGGCGGACGCGCCCGTCGAACGACTCGCCACGGGGCTGCTCGGCGCCCTGCAGGGCGGCTATCTGCTGGCCCAGACCGCCCGCGACGTCACGCCGATGGCGACCTCCCTCGACATGGCTCTCGCGCACATCGAGAGCCTGACCACCGGCTGA
- a CDS encoding ATP-dependent DNA ligase, with translation MGYLSYENTEYQFDDRTLAHLHIVIVNKLRQGQSFAMSWKDVAEVGGGRTSIWLHPSSNLRFHFDGSRTPALNGDWLQHLADSAESSRGLVIEAEERAPLRALETA, from the coding sequence ATGGGCTACCTCAGCTACGAGAACACCGAGTACCAGTTCGACGACCGAACCCTCGCTCACCTGCACATCGTCATCGTCAACAAGCTCCGGCAGGGCCAGAGTTTCGCCATGTCCTGGAAGGACGTGGCCGAGGTCGGCGGCGGACGCACCAGCATCTGGCTGCACCCGTCCAGCAACCTGCGCTTCCACTTCGACGGCTCCCGCACCCCCGCACTCAACGGGGACTGGCTCCAGCACCTCGCGGACTCCGCTGAGAGCTCGCGCGGGCTGGTCATCGAGGCGGAGGAACGAGCGCCGCTGCGGGCGCTGGAGACGGCCTGA
- a CDS encoding NADP-dependent oxidoreductase yields MKAIVVTDEAEGAAGMTLAERPEPTAAINDVLVRVHAAAYVPTEVGWPSTWVDRAGRDRRPSILGHDLAGVVTALGYGTTGLTIGQRVFGITDWHRDGTLAEYVAVESRNLAPLPGDVDFTVGASLPISGLTAWQGLFQHGRLEAGQTVLAHGAAGAVGTMVTQLAREAGAHVVGTGREADRDKALEYGAHEFVDLENDDLADVGAVDLVFDVIGGTIQETSAGLIRPGGTLVTITGLGDVRPVDGRSVDFVVESVPSQLTQLVQRVRDGRLRTNIDAVAALEDAVAALNPTQRRNGKTVISVRS; encoded by the coding sequence ATGAAGGCGATAGTGGTGACCGATGAGGCCGAGGGGGCGGCGGGGATGACGCTGGCGGAGCGGCCGGAGCCGACGGCGGCGATCAACGACGTCCTCGTCCGGGTGCATGCCGCGGCGTACGTCCCCACCGAGGTCGGCTGGCCGTCGACGTGGGTCGACCGCGCGGGACGTGACAGGAGGCCGTCCATCCTGGGCCACGACCTCGCCGGCGTGGTCACCGCCCTCGGCTACGGCACCACCGGCCTCACGATCGGGCAACGCGTGTTCGGGATCACCGACTGGCACCGCGACGGGACTCTCGCCGAATACGTGGCGGTCGAGTCCCGCAACCTCGCGCCGCTCCCGGGCGACGTCGACTTCACGGTAGGGGCGAGCCTCCCGATCTCCGGGCTCACCGCCTGGCAGGGCCTGTTCCAGCACGGCCGGCTGGAGGCGGGTCAGACCGTGCTCGCACACGGCGCAGCTGGCGCGGTCGGCACGATGGTCACCCAGCTCGCGCGGGAAGCGGGTGCCCACGTCGTCGGAACCGGGCGCGAAGCCGACCGCGACAAGGCGCTGGAGTACGGCGCCCACGAGTTCGTGGACCTGGAGAACGACGACCTCGCGGACGTCGGCGCGGTCGATCTGGTCTTCGACGTCATCGGCGGCACGATCCAGGAGACGTCCGCCGGCCTGATCCGCCCCGGAGGCACGCTGGTCACCATCACGGGACTCGGTGACGTCCGGCCGGTGGACGGTCGCTCCGTCGACTTCGTGGTCGAGTCCGTGCCGTCTCAGCTGACCCAGCTCGTCCAGCGTGTCCGCGACGGACGGCTCCGGACGAACATCGACGCGGTGGCCGCGCTGGAGGACGCCGTCGCCGCCCTCAATCCGACGCAGCGCCGCAACGGGAAGACCGTCATCAGCGTGCGCTCCTGA
- a CDS encoding TetR family transcriptional regulator, producing MAERTRQANETREAILDAAAAEFARYGFSGARLDRIIAATGFTKGAVYFHFASKKAMADAVLSGRFDAWPALVQDVRDHGGRGLSGMRLLAWRVTRTMAANIRTRAAMRLSQELRLVPQGVNPYDVWAQRFIPFLDEAVDDGDAPDSLDRARAAATIVNCLFGVLSVAIDSGTEDEVDAELEALWRLLTPGLRTGGAG from the coding sequence ATGGCAGAACGCACTCGGCAGGCGAACGAGACCCGGGAGGCCATCCTCGACGCCGCCGCCGCCGAGTTCGCCCGCTACGGTTTCAGCGGCGCCCGGTTGGACCGGATCATCGCGGCGACCGGCTTCACGAAGGGAGCCGTCTACTTCCACTTCGCGTCGAAGAAGGCGATGGCGGACGCGGTGCTCTCCGGCCGTTTCGACGCGTGGCCGGCGCTCGTGCAGGACGTCAGAGACCACGGCGGCCGCGGCCTCTCCGGCATGCGGCTCCTCGCCTGGCGGGTGACGCGGACGATGGCGGCCAACATCCGCACCCGCGCCGCCATGCGGCTCAGCCAAGAGCTCCGGCTCGTCCCCCAGGGCGTCAACCCGTATGACGTCTGGGCCCAGCGCTTCATCCCGTTCCTGGACGAAGCGGTCGACGACGGCGACGCACCCGACTCCCTCGATCGGGCTCGAGCAGCCGCGACGATCGTCAACTGCCTGTTCGGGGTGCTGTCGGTGGCCATCGACTCGGGGACCGAGGACGAGGTCGACGCGGAGTTGGAGGCGTTGTGGAGGCTCTTGACGCCTGGGCTGCGTACGGGAGGGGCGGGGTAG
- a CDS encoding glycoside hydrolase N-terminal domain-containing protein, which yields MTKNTLQLAWSAPAAHWEEAVPLGDGRLGAMVFGGATGRYQVNDALIWSGSPETAGEELRRVLAGGAGPDRLRAVRAALASGDLDDAERLLMTFEGRYSQEFLPLADLFVGLPGATPAAGEPARVLDLDEAYLEERLEVGGVPVRRVSWVAGGALVIRIEADEPLLEVRVSVSTPLRELARRSSAGGSGDGEFALDLAVPVDGAPLHESSVVPALRYAEPGDGSFDGFASTALAVRSDGTAESDDSGLTIRHASRLSIALSSSSRAESWWAGVDDEWRSVSHETIRNRARERVLGALGENTSPSTAGVQRRAAARFAIGGRRAGRWDVQRDVLDGSDDGLRATIAAEYGRYLLQSCSRPGGPAANLQGIWNGELRPAWSSNYTININTEMNYWAAGPLGLTADAEPLISLVERIAQTGRDVARELYGARGWVAHHNSDLWGWSLPVGMGHGAPSWAIWMMGGVWLCHSLWDQYEFSADVALLRDRIWPLLRGATEFCLDWLQVGPDGVAYLAPSTSPENQYLDADGRPRALGLTSTMDLELIRALFERALVAIDTVAIDTDADADAALRREVVAALRIIPALRVGSDGRLLEWSEEVAEHEPAHRHLSALVGVYPLELITPESAPALADGARRFLDARGPGAMGWSWAWKIALRARLGDGETAHELLREALAPYRGDARRHGPVDGSEWGGLLPNLFSTHPPFQLDGNLGFPAGIAELLLQSHGGRVHLLPALPSAWPEGRVDGLHARGGIVVDLSWSDGALTEAVLHNPGTTERRVPVRSGASDLVVLVPAGGTAVVTIPEPVF from the coding sequence ATGACGAAGAACACGCTCCAGCTCGCCTGGTCGGCTCCCGCCGCCCACTGGGAGGAGGCCGTCCCGCTCGGCGACGGCCGCCTCGGCGCGATGGTGTTCGGCGGCGCGACCGGCCGCTACCAGGTGAACGACGCCCTGATCTGGTCGGGTTCCCCGGAGACGGCGGGGGAGGAGCTGCGCCGTGTCCTCGCGGGAGGCGCCGGTCCCGACCGGCTGCGCGCGGTCCGCGCCGCTCTCGCGAGCGGCGACCTCGATGACGCCGAGCGGTTGCTCATGACCTTCGAGGGCCGGTACTCGCAGGAGTTCCTGCCGCTGGCCGACCTGTTCGTCGGCCTCCCCGGGGCGACCCCGGCGGCGGGGGAGCCCGCGCGGGTGCTCGACCTCGACGAGGCGTACCTGGAGGAGCGGCTGGAGGTCGGCGGCGTCCCCGTCCGCCGCGTCTCGTGGGTCGCCGGGGGCGCGCTCGTCATCCGCATCGAGGCGGACGAACCGCTGCTCGAGGTGCGCGTGAGCGTCTCCACCCCGCTGCGGGAGCTCGCCCGGCGCAGCAGTGCCGGGGGGAGCGGTGACGGCGAGTTCGCTCTCGACCTGGCCGTCCCGGTCGACGGGGCGCCCCTGCACGAATCGTCCGTCGTCCCCGCCCTCCGCTATGCGGAGCCGGGCGACGGATCCTTTGACGGCTTCGCATCCACGGCCCTTGCGGTGCGAAGCGACGGCACGGCCGAATCCGACGACTCCGGTCTGACGATCCGTCATGCCAGTCGGTTGTCGATCGCCCTCTCGTCGTCGTCCCGCGCTGAGTCGTGGTGGGCCGGCGTGGACGACGAGTGGCGGAGCGTCTCCCATGAGACGATCCGGAACCGCGCGCGGGAGCGCGTTCTCGGCGCGCTTGGCGAGAACACGTCCCCCTCCACCGCCGGCGTGCAGCGCCGTGCGGCGGCGCGGTTCGCGATCGGCGGCCGGCGTGCCGGCCGGTGGGATGTGCAGAGGGATGTGCTCGACGGCAGCGACGACGGCCTCCGGGCGACGATCGCGGCCGAGTACGGGCGCTACCTCCTCCAGTCCTGCTCGCGGCCCGGTGGCCCTGCGGCCAACCTCCAGGGCATCTGGAACGGCGAGCTGCGGCCCGCCTGGTCCTCCAACTACACGATCAACATCAACACCGAGATGAACTACTGGGCGGCCGGCCCGCTCGGGCTCACCGCGGACGCCGAGCCGCTGATCTCGCTGGTCGAGCGCATCGCGCAGACCGGCCGCGACGTCGCCCGCGAGCTCTACGGCGCCCGCGGCTGGGTCGCGCACCACAACAGCGATCTGTGGGGCTGGAGCCTCCCGGTCGGCATGGGGCACGGCGCGCCGAGCTGGGCGATCTGGATGATGGGCGGCGTCTGGCTCTGCCACTCGCTCTGGGACCAGTACGAGTTCAGCGCCGACGTCGCGCTGCTGCGCGACCGGATCTGGCCGCTGCTGCGCGGCGCGACCGAGTTCTGCCTCGATTGGCTCCAGGTCGGCCCCGACGGCGTCGCGTACCTCGCGCCCTCCACCTCCCCGGAGAATCAGTACCTCGACGCGGACGGCCGGCCCCGGGCGCTCGGTCTCACGTCGACGATGGACCTCGAGCTCATCCGCGCCCTCTTCGAGCGGGCGCTTGTCGCGATCGACACGGTCGCGATCGACACGGACGCCGACGCCGACGCCGCTCTGCGCCGGGAGGTCGTGGCGGCCCTCCGCATCATCCCCGCGCTCCGGGTCGGCTCCGACGGCCGCCTGCTGGAGTGGTCGGAGGAGGTCGCCGAGCACGAGCCCGCCCATCGGCACCTCTCCGCCCTCGTCGGCGTGTACCCGCTGGAGCTCATCACTCCGGAGTCGGCCCCCGCGCTCGCGGACGGCGCCCGGCGCTTCCTCGACGCGCGCGGCCCCGGTGCGATGGGCTGGTCGTGGGCCTGGAAGATCGCGCTGCGCGCCCGGCTCGGCGACGGCGAGACCGCCCACGAGCTGCTGCGCGAGGCGCTCGCCCCCTACCGTGGCGACGCCCGCCGGCACGGCCCCGTCGACGGCTCCGAGTGGGGCGGCCTCCTCCCGAACCTGTTCAGCACGCACCCGCCGTTCCAGCTCGACGGCAACCTCGGGTTCCCCGCCGGGATCGCGGAGCTGCTGCTGCAGAGCCACGGCGGTCGCGTCCACCTGCTTCCCGCGTTGCCCTCGGCCTGGCCGGAGGGCCGCGTCGACGGCCTCCACGCCCGCGGCGGCATCGTCGTCGACCTGAGCTGGTCGGACGGTGCGCTGACGGAGGCCGTCCTCCACAACCCCGGCACGACGGAGCGCCGCGTTCCGGTCCGCTCCGGCGCCTCCGACCTCGTCGTGCTCGTCCCCGCCGGGGGAACGGCCGTCGTCACGATCCCGGAACCCGTATTCTGA
- a CDS encoding GNAT family N-acetyltransferase, which produces MTPADFEYPDEAGYPDGVGTLTEDQVVLIGEVSDDHSPTITFFVTDNEPSSTYEAISGDTVIGGLTYEVAGGNRRVLVAAAVYPEFRGQGVATELIRRVLDDIRRRGDTITVRCPIVRTFIDRNPEYGDLVDPALPGLRAR; this is translated from the coding sequence ATGACCCCCGCAGACTTCGAATACCCCGACGAGGCCGGCTACCCCGACGGCGTCGGCACCCTCACGGAGGACCAGGTCGTCCTCATCGGCGAGGTGTCGGACGACCACTCCCCCACGATCACCTTCTTCGTCACCGACAACGAGCCGAGCTCGACGTACGAGGCGATCTCCGGGGACACCGTGATCGGCGGCCTGACCTACGAGGTCGCCGGCGGGAACCGGCGCGTGCTCGTCGCGGCCGCGGTGTACCCCGAGTTCCGGGGTCAGGGAGTGGCGACGGAGTTGATCCGGCGCGTCCTGGACGACATCCGCAGGCGAGGCGACACCATCACGGTCCGGTGCCCGATCGTGCGGACCTTCATCGACCGCAACCCCGAGTACGGCGACCTGGTCGACCCGGCGCTCCCCGGGCTGCGCGCGAGGTAG
- a CDS encoding alpha-galactosidase, whose amino-acid sequence MLDGYGAVLALRAAGTSLVLDTDGRVPRVLHWGADLGPLDEALSEALRDSGGPAVLNNSPDVPRSFSLWPSEFEGWAGTPAQEGHAAGSATTPRPHTVAVRYETDGPDGQLGGRIEFDLADEITALRSTMSIALDRFGVLAVDVTLTRDAALSGGTTTEPYTLDALRVLMPVPERATDILDFTGKWCRERAPQRGPLFFGSHVRRARRGKPGHDAPFLVVAGTEDLGFRRGEAWASHLAWSGDAEYVVERLTEGAGPFSSVLGVGEGLRPGEIALADGDSYVAPTALFLWSADGLDGLADRLHRRLRARPSHPAKPRPLTLNSWEAVYFDHDLDRLAALVERAALVGVERVVLDDGWFHGRRGANAGLGDWIVDRSVWPDGLGPLVDIVREHGMEFGLWFEPEMINLDSDLARAHPDWVLGPRQALGATARDQHVLDLTRPDAYAYVLERISAIVTEYGVDYIKWDHNRDLSEAVSGYAGVDRPAVHEQTLALYRMLDTLRARHPGLEIETCSGGGGRVDLGILDRTDRVWASDCNDPVERLQIERWTRMLLPPELIGSHLGAERSHTTSRRTDLAFRLIVALTAHAGIEWDLQEADDEQLAQIASWGAAYRELRGLIHSGTVVNADLADESTLLTGIVADDGSRAIFTWARLGTSAPGQSGRVRLPGLDAGARYAVRVRDDFGPASRHQSADPSWLVAAANGSVVLPGAVLAVAGVPLPTLNPQQAMLFDLVRVP is encoded by the coding sequence ATGCTCGACGGCTACGGCGCCGTACTCGCCCTGCGCGCTGCAGGCACCTCCCTCGTCCTCGACACGGACGGGCGAGTGCCCCGCGTGCTGCACTGGGGCGCCGACCTCGGCCCGCTCGACGAGGCGCTGTCGGAGGCCCTCCGCGACAGCGGCGGCCCCGCCGTGCTCAACAACTCACCGGACGTCCCCCGCTCGTTCAGCCTGTGGCCCAGCGAGTTCGAAGGCTGGGCCGGGACGCCGGCGCAGGAGGGGCACGCCGCCGGCTCCGCGACGACGCCGCGGCCGCACACCGTCGCTGTGCGCTACGAGACCGACGGACCCGATGGCCAGCTCGGCGGCCGCATCGAGTTCGACCTCGCGGACGAGATCACCGCGCTCCGCTCGACCATGTCGATCGCCCTCGACCGGTTCGGGGTGCTGGCGGTCGACGTCACCCTCACCCGTGACGCCGCGCTCTCCGGCGGCACGACGACCGAGCCGTACACGCTCGACGCCCTCCGCGTCCTGATGCCCGTGCCGGAGCGCGCGACCGACATCCTCGACTTCACCGGCAAGTGGTGCCGCGAGCGCGCACCGCAGCGCGGCCCGCTGTTCTTCGGCAGCCACGTCCGCCGCGCCCGGCGCGGGAAGCCCGGCCACGACGCCCCGTTCCTCGTCGTCGCCGGCACCGAGGACCTCGGCTTCCGGCGCGGGGAGGCCTGGGCTTCGCACCTCGCCTGGAGCGGCGACGCCGAATACGTGGTGGAGCGGCTGACCGAGGGCGCCGGCCCGTTCTCGTCCGTGCTGGGCGTGGGCGAAGGCCTCCGTCCCGGCGAGATCGCGCTGGCGGACGGCGACAGCTATGTCGCCCCGACCGCACTGTTCCTGTGGTCGGCCGACGGGCTCGACGGGCTTGCCGACCGCCTCCACCGACGCCTGCGCGCCCGGCCCTCGCACCCGGCGAAGCCGCGTCCACTCACCCTGAACTCGTGGGAGGCGGTGTACTTCGACCACGACCTGGACCGGCTCGCCGCACTCGTGGAGCGTGCCGCACTGGTGGGTGTGGAGCGCGTGGTGCTGGACGACGGCTGGTTCCACGGCCGCCGCGGCGCCAACGCCGGGCTCGGCGACTGGATCGTGGACCGCTCCGTCTGGCCCGACGGCCTCGGCCCGCTGGTCGACATCGTCCGCGAACACGGCATGGAGTTCGGGCTCTGGTTCGAGCCGGAGATGATCAACCTCGACTCCGACCTGGCCCGTGCGCATCCCGACTGGGTGCTCGGGCCCCGGCAGGCTCTCGGCGCCACCGCGCGCGACCAGCACGTGCTCGACCTCACCCGTCCCGACGCCTATGCCTACGTGCTCGAGCGGATCAGCGCGATCGTGACCGAGTACGGCGTCGACTACATCAAGTGGGACCACAACCGCGACCTGTCGGAGGCCGTGAGCGGGTACGCCGGCGTCGACCGGCCCGCAGTCCACGAGCAGACTCTCGCCCTCTACCGGATGCTGGACACGCTGCGGGCGCGGCACCCCGGCCTGGAGATCGAGACCTGCTCCGGGGGCGGCGGCCGGGTCGACCTCGGCATCCTCGACCGCACGGACAGGGTCTGGGCGTCCGACTGCAACGATCCGGTCGAGCGCCTCCAGATCGAGCGCTGGACCCGGATGCTGCTGCCGCCCGAGCTGATCGGGTCGCACCTCGGCGCCGAGCGCTCGCACACGACCTCGCGGCGCACCGATCTGGCGTTCCGGCTGATCGTCGCGCTGACCGCGCACGCCGGGATCGAGTGGGACCTCCAGGAGGCCGACGACGAGCAGCTCGCGCAGATCGCGAGCTGGGGCGCGGCGTATCGCGAACTGCGCGGCCTCATCCACTCCGGCACTGTCGTGAACGCGGATCTCGCCGACGAGTCCACCCTGCTGACCGGCATCGTCGCCGACGACGGGAGCCGCGCGATCTTCACGTGGGCGCGGCTCGGCACCTCCGCACCCGGTCAGTCCGGCCGCGTACGCCTCCCCGGCCTCGACGCCGGCGCCCGTTACGCGGTGCGGGTCCGCGACGACTTCGGCCCGGCCAGCCGCCACCAGAGCGCCGACCCGTCTTGGCTCGTCGCCGCGGCGAACGGCTCCGTGGTCCTCCCCGGCGCTGTCCTCGCGGTCGCCGGCGTCCCGCTGCCGACCCTCAACCCCCAACAAGCGATGCTGTTCGATCTCGTGCGGGTGCCCTGA
- a CDS encoding ROK family protein produces MDMNDEVRTRTALLGSSSDAATRVFTTILTRSPISRIDVAKLTGLSQAAVTKAVAPLVAVGLLNDTLGPTLTGLPGRPVSPVALVPDAVVTLGIKVNADELIGVATDLTTRVIASERLPLTSHAPAEVIDSIVSLCALLERKLDGLGSRLASVGVAVSGDVDTGKGVVRDSALMGWKGVELGTALAERLGRRVVVENDVRALTIGEHWFGVGLGTSSFAIVTIGRGIGSGLHLNGEVVEGAYGVAGEIGHLPLTSPDKVCACGRRGCVEAVASTTAIAAAVSAAHGRPVTMGEAAELRRAGDAAAIEVFDEAGRVIGAAIASLVNLVGPELVVIGGEGVADFDLIEEPLRRSYAEHVFASADQCQLAVRPHTFEDWARGAAASAIRALVV; encoded by the coding sequence ATGGACATGAACGACGAGGTGCGGACTCGGACGGCGCTGCTCGGCTCGTCGTCCGACGCGGCGACCCGCGTCTTCACCACGATCCTCACCCGGAGCCCGATCAGCAGGATCGACGTGGCCAAGCTCACGGGGCTGTCGCAGGCGGCGGTGACCAAAGCCGTCGCTCCGCTCGTCGCCGTCGGACTCCTCAACGACACCCTCGGACCGACCTTGACGGGCCTGCCCGGCCGGCCGGTGAGTCCGGTCGCGCTCGTTCCGGACGCGGTCGTGACGCTCGGGATCAAGGTGAACGCGGACGAGCTCATCGGCGTCGCCACCGACCTCACGACCCGCGTCATCGCGTCCGAGCGGCTACCGCTCACCTCGCACGCGCCGGCCGAGGTCATCGACTCGATCGTCTCGCTCTGCGCGCTCCTCGAGCGGAAGCTCGACGGGCTCGGCTCACGACTCGCGTCCGTCGGCGTCGCCGTGTCGGGTGACGTCGACACGGGCAAGGGCGTCGTCCGCGACTCCGCACTGATGGGCTGGAAGGGCGTCGAACTGGGGACCGCGCTCGCGGAGCGGCTCGGCCGTCGCGTCGTGGTGGAGAACGACGTGCGGGCGCTCACCATCGGCGAGCACTGGTTCGGCGTCGGACTCGGGACGAGCTCCTTCGCGATCGTCACCATCGGCCGCGGCATCGGCTCCGGCCTGCACCTGAACGGGGAGGTCGTGGAGGGCGCCTACGGAGTGGCCGGAGAGATCGGCCACCTCCCGCTCACGTCGCCCGACAAGGTGTGCGCGTGCGGCCGCCGCGGCTGCGTGGAGGCGGTGGCGTCCACGACGGCGATCGCGGCCGCCGTCTCAGCCGCTCACGGACGCCCGGTCACGATGGGCGAGGCGGCGGAGCTCCGGAGGGCCGGGGACGCCGCAGCGATCGAGGTGTTCGACGAGGCCGGCAGGGTGATCGGCGCCGCGATCGCGAGCCTGGTCAACCTGGTCGGCCCCGAACTCGTCGTCATCGGCGGCGAGGGCGTGGCCGACTTCGACCTCATCGAGGAGCCTCTCCGCCGCTCGTACGCCGAGCACGTCTTCGCCTCCGCCGACCAGTGCCAGCTCGCCGTGCGCCCGCACACCTTCGAGGACTGGGCGCGGGGAGCCGCGGCCAGCGCGATCCGGGCGCTGGTGGTGTGA
- a CDS encoding cold-shock protein, with protein sequence MPTGTVKWFNSEKGYGFIAPDDGSADVFAHYSEIASNGGYRNLDENQKVEYDLAQGPKGPQAANIRQA encoded by the coding sequence ATGCCCACTGGCACCGTCAAATGGTTCAACTCGGAAAAGGGCTACGGCTTCATCGCCCCGGATGACGGCAGCGCCGACGTCTTCGCCCACTACAGCGAAATCGCCTCCAACGGCGGCTACCGCAACCTCGACGAGAACCAGAAGGTCGAGTACGACCTCGCACAGGGGCCCAAGGGTCCCCAGGCCGCGAACATCCGCCAGGCCTGA
- a CDS encoding fatty acid desaturase, translated as MTASILGPVLKTRQRDESRPPVTSTYNELLGRVRGEGLLERRRGFYITMFAILSVGLLGAAAGFILLGDSWFQLLIAAALGLIFTQFAFLGHEASHRQVFASGPRNDRAGRLIATWLVGMSYQWWMTKHTRHHANPNTEGKDPDIAFDTISFTTTDAARQRGLLAVITRRQGYLFFPLLLLEGVNLHITSIRSLLARGPVERRKSELVAIALRLSIYITIVFLMLPLGMAFAFLGVQLAVFGVYMGASFAPNHKGMPLLPAGSRVDFLSKQVLTSRNIRGGWEMSVLMGGLNHQIEHHLFPNMPRPHLRRARELVREHCAAHDIPYTETGLVNSYGIVIRYLNRVGLAARDPFDCPAANQFRRA; from the coding sequence ATGACCGCATCCATTCTCGGGCCCGTGCTGAAAACCCGGCAGCGGGACGAATCACGACCCCCGGTCACGAGCACGTACAACGAACTGCTCGGCCGCGTCCGTGGCGAAGGGCTCCTCGAGCGCCGCCGCGGCTTCTACATCACGATGTTCGCCATCCTGAGCGTCGGACTGCTCGGCGCCGCCGCCGGCTTCATCCTGCTCGGTGACTCCTGGTTCCAGCTCCTCATCGCAGCGGCGCTCGGCCTGATCTTCACCCAGTTCGCCTTCCTCGGCCACGAGGCCTCGCACCGTCAGGTGTTCGCCTCCGGCCCCCGCAACGACCGCGCGGGCCGTCTGATCGCCACCTGGCTGGTCGGTATGAGCTATCAGTGGTGGATGACGAAGCACACCCGTCACCACGCGAACCCGAACACCGAGGGCAAAGACCCCGACATCGCCTTCGACACGATCTCCTTCACCACCACGGACGCCGCCCGTCAGCGCGGCCTCCTCGCGGTCATCACCCGGCGCCAGGGCTACCTGTTCTTCCCGCTGCTCCTGCTGGAGGGCGTGAACCTCCACATCACGTCGATCCGCTCGCTGCTGGCGCGCGGCCCGGTCGAGCGCCGGAAGAGCGAACTGGTCGCCATCGCGCTGCGGCTCTCGATCTACATCACGATCGTGTTCCTCATGCTGCCGCTCGGGATGGCGTTCGCGTTCCTCGGCGTGCAGCTCGCGGTCTTCGGCGTCTACATGGGCGCCTCGTTCGCCCCCAACCACAAGGGCATGCCGCTGCTCCCGGCCGGCTCCCGCGTGGACTTCCTCAGCAAGCAGGTGCTGACCTCCCGCAACATCCGCGGCGGCTGGGAGATGAGCGTGCTGATGGGCGGCCTCAACCACCAGATCGAGCACCACCTCTTCCCGAACATGCCGCGTCCCCACCTGCGCCGCGCCCGTGAGCTGGTCCGCGAGCACTGCGCGGCCCACGACATCCCGTACACCGAGACCGGGCTCGTGAACTCCTACGGCATCGTCATCCGCTACCTCAACCGGGTCGGCCTCGCCGCCCGCGACCCCTTCGACTGCCCGGCGGCCAACCAGTTCCGCCGAGCGTAA